The Deltaproteobacteria bacterium genome includes a region encoding these proteins:
- a CDS encoding DUF433 domain-containing protein, which produces MLGFERITFNPDIMGGRACIRNMNISVSLIVNLIANGITFAEVLQAYPYLEEDDLQQSLQYVAWLADEFVYPMEAVAV; this is translated from the coding sequence ATGCTGGGATTTGAACGCATTACCTTTAACCCCGATATCATGGGAGGACGTGCTTGTATCCGAAACATGAACATCAGCGTCTCCTTGATCGTCAACCTGATCGCTAACGGCATCACCTTTGCTGAAGTTCTGCAGGCCTATCCCTATCTGGAGGAAGATGACCTTCAACAGTCTCTTCAATATGTCGCCTGGCTGGCGGACGAATTCGTGTATCCGATGGAAGCCGTCGCTGTATGA
- a CDS encoding phosphoglycerate mutase, which translates to MKMLLLLLDGLGDRSYGALGNRTPLQAAHTPNLDRLARMGSNGLFHAAWVGQCFPSETAHYLLFGYEMERFPGRGLLEAVGYDVPFQDDEVLSLAHLSGITWQGDLPILLKSRADIKGDDAEIGALYSAITPYMSEDIRFNLHRTGPNDAILVINGSVSPHISDCDTMMIGTPLAEVVPMAGNPEPQKAEQTARALNRYLAHCHTILARHEVNRDRLKEGLPAANFLATQRAGRRIVQEPFHDKWCLKGMMIASGSIYLGLARELGLTPMKVADGKDPGADLRGRIRMALSDTAHDFIHVHTKAPDKAAHTKDPVHKRDVIDSLDRGLDELVEAVEQRDDLLVVVTSDHSTPSSSLLIHSGEPVPVCFAGPNIRRDAVTAFDEISAAGGCLGLLRGEELMLMILNYSNRSTLMGHRLGPVERRYVPKGYRPFRMK; encoded by the coding sequence ATGAAGATGTTGCTCCTCCTCTTAGACGGACTCGGCGACCGATCGTACGGGGCGCTCGGAAATCGCACCCCTTTGCAGGCCGCGCATACGCCCAACCTGGACCGACTGGCCCGGATGGGGAGCAACGGGCTCTTTCATGCCGCATGGGTGGGACAATGCTTTCCCAGCGAGACGGCCCATTACCTCCTCTTTGGTTATGAAATGGAACGGTTCCCAGGCCGCGGCCTCCTTGAGGCGGTGGGGTATGACGTTCCATTTCAAGACGACGAAGTCTTGTCACTGGCCCATCTTTCGGGGATAACCTGGCAAGGGGACCTGCCGATCCTTTTAAAGAGCAGGGCGGACATCAAAGGGGATGATGCGGAAATAGGAGCGCTCTATTCGGCCATTACCCCATATATGTCGGAGGATATCCGATTCAATCTCCACCGGACAGGCCCCAATGACGCCATCCTTGTGATCAACGGATCGGTTTCCCCGCATATTTCTGATTGCGATACCATGATGATCGGGACTCCCCTGGCCGAGGTGGTCCCGATGGCTGGAAATCCCGAACCTCAAAAGGCTGAGCAGACCGCCCGTGCCCTGAACCGGTATCTGGCCCATTGTCATACGATCCTCGCGCGGCATGAGGTAAACCGCGACCGTCTGAAAGAAGGGCTTCCAGCGGCTAATTTCCTGGCCACCCAGCGGGCGGGTCGCCGCATCGTCCAGGAGCCGTTCCATGATAAGTGGTGCCTCAAGGGGATGATGATCGCCTCGGGGTCTATATATCTGGGTCTTGCCCGGGAACTGGGCCTTACCCCCATGAAGGTCGCGGACGGAAAAGACCCTGGTGCAGACCTGAGGGGGCGCATCCGTATGGCCTTGTCAGACACGGCCCACGACTTCATTCACGTTCACACCAAGGCCCCGGACAAGGCGGCCCACACCAAAGATCCGGTTCACAAACGGGATGTCATCGACAGCCTGGACCGTGGACTGGATGAACTGGTAGAGGCCGTGGAACAGCGGGACGACCTCCTGGTGGTGGTCACGTCCGATCACTCGACTCCCAGCTCGTCTTTGCTGATTCACTCAGGTGAGCCTGTGCCGGTATGTTTTGCGGGTCCGAATATTCGGCGGGACGCAGTGACGGCCTTTGATGAAATCAGCGCGGCAGGCGGGTGCCTGGGTCTCCTTCGCGGTGAGGAACTGATGCTCATGATCCTAAACTATTCAAACCGCTCCACTCTGATGGGTCATCGGCTGGGACCTGTTGAGAGAAGATATGTGCCGAAGGGGTACAGGCCGTTTCGAATGAAGTGA
- the yedF gene encoding sulfurtransferase-like selenium metabolism protein YedF, whose product MKEIDCRGLACPAPVLQTKEALERDHPQVIKVVVDNEASKQNVARFMASQKLEVSIQEAGNEFHIIGTVGDSPAPEMPVDEKKGDAHRKIMVMVTNDCMGHGDDVLGQKLMISFLKTLKEMGEDLWRLVFVNNGVKMTIKGSEVLPIIQEHEKAGIYILVCGTCLTHFNLLDQKEVGETTNMLDIVTAMQLADKVITI is encoded by the coding sequence ATGAAAGAAATCGATTGCCGCGGGCTTGCCTGTCCTGCCCCGGTCTTGCAGACAAAAGAAGCCCTTGAAAGAGACCACCCCCAGGTCATCAAGGTGGTGGTGGATAATGAGGCCTCCAAGCAGAACGTGGCCCGGTTTATGGCAAGCCAGAAGCTGGAGGTTTCCATCCAGGAGGCGGGAAACGAATTTCACATCATCGGCACGGTGGGCGACAGCCCGGCGCCGGAGATGCCCGTGGATGAAAAGAAGGGAGACGCGCATCGCAAGATCATGGTCATGGTGACCAACGACTGCATGGGCCACGGAGACGATGTGCTCGGCCAAAAGCTCATGATCAGCTTTCTCAAGACCCTGAAGGAAATGGGCGAAGATCTATGGAGACTGGTGTTCGTCAATAACGGGGTCAAGATGACCATAAAGGGGTCGGAGGTACTCCCCATTATCCAGGAACACGAGAAGGCTGGGATCTATATCCTGGTCTGCGGCACCTGTCTGACCCATTTCAACCTGCTGGATCAAAAAGAGGTGGGAGAGACCACCAATATGCTCGACATCGTCACGGCCATGCAACTGGCGGATAAGGTCATCACGATTTAG
- the selD gene encoding selenide, water dikinase SelD — MAEKKALRLTETVAGSGUASKLPPGDLDRALCGMTFPTDENVLVGLERADDAGVYKVTDDIALIQTVDFFTPIVDDPYWFGQIAAANALSDVYAMGGVPKTAMNLVAFPLKDMDIAVLRQIIQGGLDKMREAGVVLVGGHSIEDKELKYGLSVTGFIHPDRILRKKDLRAGDRLILTKPLGTGIVNTAIKGGMASDEIIERVTRLMATLNRDAAEVMSQYPVHGCTDITGFGLLGHMAEMVCEMPFGIRLMSRDIPILPEAMEYAGMGLVPAGAYNNRQFRECMVDFAPSVDRLIQDILFDPQTSGGLLIGVDPDRAGDLVAELKDKGIEEAAVIGGVIAEPRERIIVD; from the coding sequence GTGGCTGAGAAGAAGGCGCTACGTCTTACAGAAACGGTCGCCGGGTCCGGGTGAGCCTCGAAATTGCCTCCAGGGGACCTGGATCGGGCCTTGTGCGGGATGACGTTTCCGACGGACGAAAACGTGCTCGTGGGGCTTGAGCGTGCGGACGATGCCGGCGTTTACAAGGTGACGGATGATATCGCCCTGATCCAGACCGTGGATTTTTTTACCCCCATTGTGGATGATCCCTACTGGTTCGGGCAGATCGCCGCGGCCAATGCCTTGAGCGACGTCTATGCCATGGGGGGGGTCCCCAAGACGGCCATGAATCTGGTGGCCTTTCCCCTCAAGGATATGGATATCGCCGTCCTCCGGCAGATCATCCAGGGGGGCCTGGACAAGATGCGCGAGGCCGGGGTGGTGCTGGTGGGGGGGCACAGTATAGAAGACAAAGAACTGAAATACGGGTTGTCCGTAACCGGATTTATTCACCCGGATCGCATCCTCAGAAAAAAGGATCTCAGGGCCGGGGATCGACTTATCCTGACCAAGCCCCTGGGCACCGGGATCGTCAATACGGCCATCAAGGGGGGTATGGCCTCTGATGAGATCATCGAACGGGTGACCCGATTGATGGCGACGCTCAACCGGGATGCGGCAGAGGTCATGAGTCAATATCCGGTCCATGGGTGCACCGATATTACCGGGTTCGGCCTTCTGGGACATATGGCTGAGATGGTTTGCGAAATGCCGTTCGGGATAAGACTCATGAGCCGGGACATTCCGATTCTCCCTGAGGCCATGGAATATGCGGGCATGGGCCTGGTCCCGGCAGGGGCCTACAACAACCGGCAATTCCGCGAATGCATGGTCGATTTTGCCCCTTCTGTGGACCGCCTTATACAGGATATTCTTTTCGATCCCCAGACATCCGGGGGACTCCTGATCGGCGTGGACCCTGACCGGGCCGGCGATCTGGTGGCTGAATTAAAAGACAAAGGGATAGAAGAGGCCGCCGTTATCGGAGGGGTCATCGCCGAACCTAGAGAACGGATTATCGTTGATTAA